The proteins below are encoded in one region of Aeromonas jandaei:
- the pgeF gene encoding peptidoglycan editing factor PgeF yields MKWIEPDWPAPARVRALSTTRDGGVSEGVFAGLNLGAHVGDEPARVEANRARLQQVAAIPGPLNWLNQVHGTVVHPVSSHYEQAPDADAACAHEADQACIVMTADCLPVLFCDRAGTVVAAAHAGWRGLKDGVLEASIAAMGCEPGEILAWLGPAIGPTAFEVGGEVREAFIAEQAEAAGAFVPSSNEGKWLADIYQLARLRLARASVTAVYGGEYCTFSDSEQFYSYRRNGQTGRMASIIWLAS; encoded by the coding sequence ATGAAATGGATTGAACCCGACTGGCCGGCGCCAGCACGCGTCCGGGCTCTTTCGACCACCCGTGATGGTGGTGTCAGCGAAGGGGTCTTTGCCGGTCTCAATCTGGGCGCCCACGTAGGGGACGAACCGGCCAGGGTCGAGGCCAACCGGGCCCGGCTGCAGCAGGTGGCCGCCATCCCGGGGCCCCTCAACTGGCTCAATCAGGTGCACGGCACCGTCGTTCATCCGGTCAGCAGCCATTATGAACAGGCACCGGATGCCGATGCCGCCTGCGCCCATGAGGCGGATCAGGCCTGCATCGTGATGACCGCCGACTGTCTGCCGGTGCTGTTTTGCGATCGGGCCGGCACAGTGGTGGCCGCCGCTCACGCCGGTTGGCGCGGACTGAAAGATGGCGTGCTGGAGGCAAGCATCGCCGCCATGGGCTGCGAGCCGGGCGAGATCCTGGCCTGGCTGGGCCCGGCCATCGGCCCTACCGCGTTTGAAGTGGGTGGCGAGGTGCGGGAGGCCTTTATAGCCGAGCAGGCCGAGGCGGCAGGTGCGTTCGTGCCTTCGTCCAATGAGGGGAAATGGCTGGCGGATATCTACCAGCTGGCCCGGCTGCGCCTTGCCCGCGCCAGCGTCACCGCCGTCTATGGTGGCGAATACTGCACCTTCAGCGACAGCGAGCAGTTCTACTCTTATCGTCGCAACGGCCAGACCGGCCGGATGGCCTCCATCATCTGGTTGGCGTCCTGA